Proteins co-encoded in one Neodiprion lecontei isolate iyNeoLeco1 chromosome 3, iyNeoLeco1.1, whole genome shotgun sequence genomic window:
- the LOC107227130 gene encoding xanthine dehydrogenase isoform X3, protein MFTSHKVKKIQKLSTTRNIHTTLIFYVNGREIEDKSVNPEWTLLYYLRNKLRLCGTKLGCAEGGCGACTVMVSRFDNSAQKIVHLAVNACLMPVCAMHGMAVTTVEGIGSVKTRLHPVQERLAKAHGSQCGFCTPGIIMSMYALLRSIPKPTMENLEIAFQGNLCRCTGYRPIIEGFRTFTEEWEQSQILSNMQNNGMLNNKKSCQMGDACCKKSNALPQCARTCQNKDACCKTNPTSTPDKLFNSTEFTPYDPSQELIFPPKLKVSDELDKQYLVFRGKNVTWYRPNKLDELLALKKTYPTAKIIVGNSEVGVEVKFKHCVYPVLIQPTMVPEMKRIIETRNILKVGASVTLIELEEALKHQISIKPTFQTRIFSQIVAMLHWFAGKQIRNVAAVGGNIMTGSPISDLNPIFMAANVTLTLRSLDRGEREIPMDHTFWVGYRRNVVLPDEILVSIGIPFTKQYQYFVAYKQAKRRDDDIAIVNSAINVSFNPGTIHVQNAFLAYGGMAPTTTLARKTCEIMIGKKWDEQLLDSVFDSLITELPLPGNVPGGMVQYRRALTLSLFFKAFLQITKYLNMDLIGVESLPKELNNAADGFHYKPPMSSQYFQVASKTQERTDLVGRPIIHASAFKQATGEAIYCDDMPKFVGELYLALVISTRAHAKIIKIDASTALALEGVEAFFSAKDVPDDRRWVGPIFHDEELFISEKVTSQGQLIGAIVAVDQATAQKGARMVQIEYEDLRPIIVTIEDAIKEKSFISDTPKRIVKGDPAKEFAEVDHVLEGEVRMGGQEHFYLETHASIAVPHEEDEIEVFCSSQHPSEIQKLVAHVLHVPINRVTARVKRMGGGFGGKESRGMLVALPVALAAHRLQRPVRCMLDRDEDMMISGTRHPFYYKWKIGFNSDGLIKVAQVYIYNNAGYSADLSSSILERALFHFENAYRIPSVDLYGYMCKTNLPSNTAFRGFGGPQGMFVAENMIRQVADFLKMDTVKVSELNLYKEGNLTHYNQQLNHCTIERCWHQCLETSDYTNRAAAVENYNKQNRYKKRGIAVVPTKFGIAFTTAFLNQGGALVHVYTDGSVLVSHGGTEMGQGLHTKMIQVASRVLKVNPEKIHITETATDKVPNTSATAASAGSDLNGMAVMNACTQIVDRLKPIMSANPGGTWEDWINMAYMQRISLSATGFYATPDVGYSFETNSGNPFNYFTYGTACSEVEIDCLTGDHQVLRTDIVMDLGESLNPAIDVGQVEGGFIQGYGLFTLEELIYSPAGILYSRGPGAYKIPGFTDIPVEFNVSLLKGAPNPRAVYSSKAVGEPPLFLASSVFFAIKNAIESARQDANVTGYFRLDSPATAARIRTACVDHLTQKLENLDRNNPWNVPP, encoded by the exons ATGTTTACTTCtcacaaagtgaaaaaaattcagaaacttTCCACAACCAGGAATATCCACACTACACTTATATTTTATGTCAACGGAAGAGAG ATAGAGGATAAAAGTGTCAATCCCGAGTGGACATTGTTGTACTATCTGCGAAATAAGC TACGATTATGCGGCACGAAACTGGGCTGTGCCGAAGGTGGTTGCGGTGCCTGTACGGTCATGGTCTCAAGATTCGACAACTCTGCACAAAAAATTGT TCATCTTGCGGTAAATGCATGTCTAATGCCTGTATGCGCCATGCATGGCATGGCAGTAACTACAGTTGAAGGGATAGGAAGTGTTAAAACAAGGCTACATCCTGTTCAAGAACGTCTCGCCAAGGCTCATGGATCACAGTGTGGCTTCTGCACACCTGGCATTATAATGTCAATGTATGCCTTGTTGCGATCAATTCCAAAACCTACTATGGAAAATTTAGAGATAGCATTTCAAG GCAATTTGTGTAGATGCACAGGATACCGACCGATCATAGAAGGCTTCCGGACTTTTACGGAAGAGTGGGAACAATCCCAAATTCTATCAAACATGCAGAATAATGGAATgctgaataacaaaaaatccTGCCAAATGGGAGATGCTTGCTGTAAAAAAAGCAATGCACTGCCTCAATGTGCAAGAACTTGTCAAAACAAAGATGCATGCTGCAAAACAAATCCCACCTCTACACCTGATAAACTGTTTAATTCGACAGAATTCACACCTTATGACCCTTCACAAGAACTTATATTCCCGCCAAAGTTGAAG GTATCGGACGAACTTGATAAACAGTATTTGGTATTTAGAGGAAAGAATGTAACATGGTACCGACCAAATAAACTCGATGAATTGTTagctttgaaaaaaacatatccaactgcaaaaattattgttggAAATTCCGAAGTTG GAGTCGAAGTCAAATTCAAGCATTGCGTGTATCCTGTACTGATACAACCAACGATGGTGCCTGAAATGAAGCGAATAATAGAAacgagaaatattttgaaagtgGGGGCAAGTGTAACTTTGATTGAATTAGAAGAAGCTCTTAAACATCAAATAAGCATAAAACCAA CATTTCAGACGAGGATATTTAGTCAAATAGTAGCTATGCTGCATTGGTTTGCTGGAAAACAAATTCGCAATGTCGCA gCTGTCGGTGGAAACATAATGACTGGAAGCCCAATATCTGACTTAAATCCTATATTTATGGCTGCTAATGTAACATTAACATTGCGCAGTCTGGACCGAGGAGAAAGGGAAATTCCTATGGATCACACGTTTTGGGTTGGCTATCGTCGCAATGTTGTTTTACCAGATGAAATTTTAGTTTCCATTGGAATACCTTTTACAAAACAG TATCAGTATTTTGTTGCCTACAAACAAGCAAAACGACGCGACGATGACATTGCTATTGTCAATTCTGCAATAAATGTATCATTTAACCCAGGAACAATTCATGTTCAGAATGCTTTCTTAGCATATGGAGGCATGGCACCAACCACTACATTGGCCCGAAAAACCTGTGAAATTATGATAGGGAA aaaatgggATGAACAACTACTAGACTCAGTGTTCGATTCGCTCATAACAGAATTGCCGTTGCCTGGAAACGTCCCTGGAGGTATGGTACAATATCGTCGTGCACTAACTTTAAG TTTATTCTTCAAGGCTTTTCTCCAGATAACGAAGTACCTTAACATGGACTTAATTGGAGTAGAATCGCTACCCAAAGAGCTGAACAACGCTGCTGATGGTTTTCACTACAAACCTCCAATGAGCTCGCAGTACTTCCAAGTA GCTTCCAAAACTCAAGAACGCACTGATTTAGTTGGTAGGCCAATTATTCACGCCAGCGCATTTAAACAAGCTACAGGCGAAGCAATTTACTGTGACGACATGCCGAAATTTGTTGGAGAGTTATACCTAGCCTTAGTTATTTCTACACGAGCACAtgcaaaaataatcaaaatagaTGCTTCCACAGCTCTAGCTCTTGAAGGCGTTGAAGCATTTTTCAGTGCAAAAGATGTACCGGATGACAGAAGATGGGTTGGTCCTATTTTCCACGATGAGGAATTGTTCATATCGGAAAAG GTAACTAGTCAGGGGCAACTGATTGGTGCAATCGTTGCTGTTGATCAAGCTACAGCGCAAAAAGGTGCACGAATGGTCCAAATTGAATACGAAGATCTCCGTCCAATTATTGTAACAATTGag GATGCTATCAAGGAGAAGTCGTTCATCTCAGATACTCCAAAACGGATTGTGAAAGGAGATCCAGCAAAAGAATTTGCAGAAGTGGACCATGTCCTAGAGGGAGAAGTTCGAATGGGTGGACAAGAACATTTTTATCTGGAGACACATGCTTCTATTGCTGTACCTCACGAAGAGGATGAGATCGAAGTTTTTTGTTCATCACAACATCCAtcggaaattcaaaaacttgtaGCGCACGTTCTCCACGTCCCCATCAATAGAGTAACTGCTCGTGTTAAACGCATGGGTGGTGGCTTTGGAGGGAAGGAATCTCGTGGAATGTTAGTTGCGTTACCAGTTGCTCTAGCTGCGCACAG GTTGCAAAGGCCGGTACGTTGTATGCTTGACAGAGATGAAGATATGATGATCAGTGGTACTCGACAtccattttattataaatggAAAATTGGCTTTAATAGTGATGGATTGATAAAAGTTGCACAAGTATACATTTATAACAATGCAGGGTATTCAGCCGATTTATCATCCTCG ATACTTGAACGTGCACTGTTCCATTTCGAAAATGCCTATAGAATCCCATCGGTAGATCTATATGGTTACATGTGCAAAACTAATTTACCCTCCAATACGGCTTTTCGAGGCTTTGGAGGTCCGCAAGGTATGTTTGTGGCGGAGAACATGATACGTCAAGTAGCTGATTTCCTCAAAATGGATACTGTAAAG GTATCTGAGTTGAACCTGTACAAAGAAGGAAATTTGACACACTATAATCAACAACTCAATCACTGCACAATTGAGCGATGCTGGCACCAATGTCTTGAAACTTCTGATTACACGAATAGAGCTGCTGcagttgaaaattataacaa ACAAAacaggtataaaaaaagagGAATTGCGGTAGTGCCAACGAAATTCGGGATTGCCTTTACAACTGCATTCCTCAATCAGGGCGGTGCATTGGTTCATGTATACACAGATGGCTCTGTACTAGTGAGCCACGGTGGTACCGAGATGGGACAGGGTTTACATACCAAAATGATCCAA GTTGCAAGCAGAGTACTCAAAGTAAATCcagaaaaaatacatataacaGAAACGGCGACTGATAAAGTACCAAATACATCTGCTACTGCAGCCAGTGCAGGATCTGATCTCAATGGAATGGCTGTCATG AATGCATGCACACAAATCGTTGACCGATTAAAACCCATTATGAGTGCAAACCCAGGAGGTACTTGGGAAGACTGGATAAATATGGCTTATATGCAAAGGATCAGTCTCTCAGCGACTGGATTTTATGCCACTCCGGATGTTGGATATTCTTTTGAAACAAATTCAGGAAACCCGTTTAATTACTTCACATATGGAACAGCATGTAGCGAAGTTGAAATTGATTGCCTAACGGGAGACCATCAG GTTTTGCGGACAGATATCGTAATGGATTTGGGTGAGAGTTTAAATCCTGCCATAGATGTCGGCCAAGTTGAAGGTGGTTTCATCCAGGGGTATGGATTGTTTACTCTGGAAGAGTTGATCTATTCACCAGCTGGAATACTATACAGTCGTGGCCCTGGAGCCTACAAAATACCCGGCTTTACAGACATTCCTGTAGAATTCAATGTTTCTCTTCTAAAAGGGGCACCAAATCCCAGGGCGGTTTATTCTTCAAAG GCTGTTGGTGAACCCCCGTTGTTCCTTGCTTCCTCAGTTTTCTTTGCTATTAAAAATGCAATAGAAAGCGCACGCCAAGATGCTAATGTTACAGGTTACTTTAGACTTGACTCTCCAGCTACTGCAGCTCGTATCCGTACAGCATGTGTTGATCATCTAACTCAGAAG CTGGAGAATCTTGACAGAAATAATCCATGGAACGTTCCGCCCTAA